One Capricornis sumatraensis isolate serow.1 chromosome 8, serow.2, whole genome shotgun sequence genomic region harbors:
- the CRK gene encoding adapter molecule crk isoform X2 has translation MAGNFDSEERSSWYWGRLSRQEAVALLQGQRHGVFLVRDSSTSPGDYVLSVSENSRVSHYIINRVSPSRLRIGDQEFDSLPALLEFYKIHYLDTTTLIEPVSRSRQGSGVIIRQEEAEYVRALFDFNGNDEEDLPFKKGDILRIRDKPEEQWWNAEDSEGKRGMIPVPYVEKYRPASASVSALIGGNQEGSHPQPLGGPEPGPYAQPSVNTPLPNLQNGPIYARVIQKRVPNAYDKTALALEVGELVKVTKINVSGQWEGECNGKRGHFPFTHVRLLDQQNPDEDFS, from the exons ATGGCGGGCAACTTCGACTCGGAGGAGCGGAGTAGCTGGTACTGGGGGCGGCTGAGTCGGCAGGAGGCGGTGGCGCTGTTGCAGGGCCAGCGGCACGGGGTGTTCCTGGTGCGGGACTCGAGCACTAGCCCCGGGGACTATGTGCTCAGCGTCTCCGAGAACTCGCGCGTCTCCCACTACATCATCAACA gggTGAGTCCCTCCAGACTCCGAATAGGAGATCAAGAATTTGATTCATTGCCTGCTTTACTGGAATTCTACAAAATACACTATTTGGACACTACCACATTGATAGAACCAGTTTCCAGATCCAGGCAGGGTAGTGGAGTGATTATCAGGCAGGAAGAGGCAGAGTATGTACGAGCCCTCTTTGACTTTAATGGGAATGATGAAGAAGATCTTCCCTTTAAGAAAGGAGACATCCTGAGAATCCGGGATAAGCCTGAAGAGCAGTGGTGGAATGCGGAGGACAGCGAAGGCAAGAGAGGGATGATTCCAGTCCCTTACGTGGAGAAGTATAGACCTGCCTCCGCCTCAGTATCGGCTCTGATTGGAGGTAACCAGGAGGGTTCCCACCCACAGCCACTGGGTGGGCCGGAGCCTGGGCCCTATGCCCAACCCAGCGTCAACACTCCGCTCCCTAACCTCCAGAATGGGCCCATTTATGCCAGGGTAATCCAGAAGCGAGTCCCTAATGCCTACGACAAGACAGCCTTGGCTTTGGAG GTCGGTGAGCTGGTAAAGGTTACGAAGATTAATGTGAGTGGTCAGTGGGAAGGGGAGTGTAATGGCAAACGAGGTCACTTCCCATTCACACATGTCCGTCTGCTGGATCAACAGAATCCCGATGAGGACTTCAGCTGA
- the CRK gene encoding adapter molecule crk isoform X1: protein MAGNFDSEERSSWYWGRLSRQEAVALLQGQRHGVFLVRDSSTSPGDYVLSVSENSRVSHYIINSSGPRPPVPPSPAQPPPGVSPSRLRIGDQEFDSLPALLEFYKIHYLDTTTLIEPVSRSRQGSGVIIRQEEAEYVRALFDFNGNDEEDLPFKKGDILRIRDKPEEQWWNAEDSEGKRGMIPVPYVEKYRPASASVSALIGGNQEGSHPQPLGGPEPGPYAQPSVNTPLPNLQNGPIYARVIQKRVPNAYDKTALALEVGELVKVTKINVSGQWEGECNGKRGHFPFTHVRLLDQQNPDEDFS, encoded by the exons ATGGCGGGCAACTTCGACTCGGAGGAGCGGAGTAGCTGGTACTGGGGGCGGCTGAGTCGGCAGGAGGCGGTGGCGCTGTTGCAGGGCCAGCGGCACGGGGTGTTCCTGGTGCGGGACTCGAGCACTAGCCCCGGGGACTATGTGCTCAGCGTCTCCGAGAACTCGCGCGTCTCCCACTACATCATCAACAGCAGCGGCCCGCGCCCGCCGGTGCCACCGTCGCCCGCCCAGCCTCCGCCCG gggTGAGTCCCTCCAGACTCCGAATAGGAGATCAAGAATTTGATTCATTGCCTGCTTTACTGGAATTCTACAAAATACACTATTTGGACACTACCACATTGATAGAACCAGTTTCCAGATCCAGGCAGGGTAGTGGAGTGATTATCAGGCAGGAAGAGGCAGAGTATGTACGAGCCCTCTTTGACTTTAATGGGAATGATGAAGAAGATCTTCCCTTTAAGAAAGGAGACATCCTGAGAATCCGGGATAAGCCTGAAGAGCAGTGGTGGAATGCGGAGGACAGCGAAGGCAAGAGAGGGATGATTCCAGTCCCTTACGTGGAGAAGTATAGACCTGCCTCCGCCTCAGTATCGGCTCTGATTGGAGGTAACCAGGAGGGTTCCCACCCACAGCCACTGGGTGGGCCGGAGCCTGGGCCCTATGCCCAACCCAGCGTCAACACTCCGCTCCCTAACCTCCAGAATGGGCCCATTTATGCCAGGGTAATCCAGAAGCGAGTCCCTAATGCCTACGACAAGACAGCCTTGGCTTTGGAG GTCGGTGAGCTGGTAAAGGTTACGAAGATTAATGTGAGTGGTCAGTGGGAAGGGGAGTGTAATGGCAAACGAGGTCACTTCCCATTCACACATGTCCGTCTGCTGGATCAACAGAATCCCGATGAGGACTTCAGCTGA
- the CRK gene encoding adapter molecule crk isoform X3: MAGNFDSEERSSWYWGRLSRQEAVALLQGQRHGVFLVRDSSTSPGDYVLSVSENSRVSHYIINSSGPRPPVPPSPAQPPPGVSPSRLRIGDQEFDSLPALLEFYKIHYLDTTTLIEPVSRSRQGSGVIIRQEEAEYVRALFDFNGNDEEDLPFKKGDILRIRDKPEEQWWNAEDSEGKRGMIPVPYVEKYRPASASVSALIGGR, translated from the exons ATGGCGGGCAACTTCGACTCGGAGGAGCGGAGTAGCTGGTACTGGGGGCGGCTGAGTCGGCAGGAGGCGGTGGCGCTGTTGCAGGGCCAGCGGCACGGGGTGTTCCTGGTGCGGGACTCGAGCACTAGCCCCGGGGACTATGTGCTCAGCGTCTCCGAGAACTCGCGCGTCTCCCACTACATCATCAACAGCAGCGGCCCGCGCCCGCCGGTGCCACCGTCGCCCGCCCAGCCTCCGCCCG gggTGAGTCCCTCCAGACTCCGAATAGGAGATCAAGAATTTGATTCATTGCCTGCTTTACTGGAATTCTACAAAATACACTATTTGGACACTACCACATTGATAGAACCAGTTTCCAGATCCAGGCAGGGTAGTGGAGTGATTATCAGGCAGGAAGAGGCAGAGTATGTACGAGCCCTCTTTGACTTTAATGGGAATGATGAAGAAGATCTTCCCTTTAAGAAAGGAGACATCCTGAGAATCCGGGATAAGCCTGAAGAGCAGTGGTGGAATGCGGAGGACAGCGAAGGCAAGAGAGGGATGATTCCAGTCCCTTACGTGGAGAAGTATAGACCTGCCTCCGCCTCAGTATCGGCTCTGATTGGAG GTCGGTGA